A DNA window from Massilia putida contains the following coding sequences:
- a CDS encoding TolC family protein produces MNSPVRPGLRRLAVAVSAALLAGCASFSQDGGLDDVVRMTQERIAQPAPLKRDQDSRAEVTALLSKPLTADAAVRIALLNNQGLQAFFAELAIAEVDFVQAGRLPNPGFSFGRVRGGGETEIDRGLSFDLAALVTLPARTRIERRRFEQAKLQAAMQAVNLAADTRKAYYSAVAAAQAAAFAEKVRGSAEAAAELAARMRATGNWSTLDAARERAFYQDALTQQAQSRLQATTAREELVRLLGLWGPSLAFTLPDRLPDLPAQPDQPANAEATALLQRLDVLIARQDAQATAQALGLTKTTGFINVFDAGYANKSTTGAPRENGYEVSLELPLFDWGGARVARAQARYMQAVHRTGDIAVKARSEVRQAYASYRTAYDIARHYRDGVVPLRKQIADEVLLRYNGMLASTFELLAESREQLAAVNASIAAQRDFWIADTNLQTAMNAGGNTDSRTAQ; encoded by the coding sequence ATGAACTCACCTGTACGACCTGGCCTGCGTCGATTGGCCGTAGCGGTCAGCGCCGCGCTGCTCGCAGGCTGCGCGAGCTTTTCCCAAGATGGCGGACTCGATGATGTCGTCCGGATGACGCAGGAACGCATCGCCCAGCCGGCACCGTTGAAGCGGGACCAGGACTCGCGGGCCGAAGTGACCGCCCTGCTCTCCAAACCGCTCACCGCCGACGCTGCGGTGCGCATTGCCCTGCTCAACAACCAGGGCCTGCAGGCGTTCTTCGCCGAGCTCGCGATCGCCGAAGTGGACTTCGTCCAGGCTGGGCGTCTGCCGAACCCGGGCTTCAGCTTTGGTCGGGTACGCGGGGGTGGCGAGACCGAAATCGACCGGGGGCTGTCCTTCGACCTGGCAGCGCTCGTGACCCTGCCGGCCCGCACCCGCATCGAACGTCGGCGCTTCGAACAAGCCAAGCTGCAGGCGGCAATGCAGGCTGTGAACCTGGCGGCCGACACGCGCAAGGCGTATTACTCGGCCGTGGCCGCGGCGCAGGCAGCCGCCTTCGCGGAAAAGGTACGCGGATCGGCCGAGGCGGCAGCCGAGCTTGCCGCGCGCATGCGCGCCACGGGCAACTGGAGCACCCTCGACGCCGCGCGTGAGCGCGCCTTCTACCAGGACGCCTTGACCCAGCAGGCGCAATCCCGCCTGCAAGCCACGACCGCACGCGAGGAACTGGTCCGCCTGCTGGGCCTGTGGGGCCCTTCCCTCGCATTCACCCTGCCGGACCGACTTCCCGATCTTCCCGCCCAGCCAGACCAGCCGGCCAATGCCGAAGCGACCGCACTGTTGCAGCGGCTCGACGTCCTCATCGCGCGTCAGGATGCGCAGGCGACGGCACAGGCGCTCGGCCTGACCAAGACGACCGGCTTCATCAATGTGTTCGATGCGGGTTACGCCAACAAAAGCACGACCGGCGCGCCGCGCGAGAACGGCTACGAGGTATCGCTCGAGTTGCCGCTGTTCGACTGGGGCGGCGCGCGCGTGGCGCGGGCACAGGCAAGGTACATGCAGGCGGTCCACCGTACCGGCGACATCGCCGTGAAAGCGCGCTCCGAAGTGCGCCAGGCCTATGCGAGCTATCGCACCGCCTACGACATCGCCCGCCACTATCGTGACGGGGTCGTCCCCCTGCGCAAGCAGATCGCCGACGAGGTGCTGCTCCGCTACAACGGCATGTTGGCGAGCACCTTCGAATTGCTTGCCGAATCGCGCGAACAGCTTGCGGCCGTCAACGCCTCCATCGCGGCGCAGCGCGATTTCTGGATCGCCGACACCAATCTTCAGACCGCCATGAATGCAGGCGGCAATACTGATTCAAGGACAGCACAATGA
- a CDS encoding YybH family protein, whose product MRRLFCLAFFAVTSLPVFAASPTEVVGEYHAAVASGDTAKALSLLSPAVQIFESGHVEQSKDEYAGHHLPADVAFAKNTSRKVVKGSERIGGDMAVVIQETETQGTYKGSAVRLIGTETAVLEKKGEGWVVTHFHWSSRKVK is encoded by the coding sequence ATGCGCCGACTGTTCTGCCTCGCGTTTTTTGCTGTGACATCACTTCCCGTCTTCGCCGCCAGTCCGACCGAGGTCGTTGGGGAGTACCATGCAGCGGTCGCCAGCGGTGATACCGCAAAGGCGCTGTCGCTACTCAGTCCCGCAGTCCAGATCTTCGAGAGTGGCCATGTCGAGCAGTCCAAGGACGAATACGCAGGGCACCATCTTCCCGCCGATGTCGCTTTCGCAAAAAACACAAGCCGGAAGGTGGTGAAAGGAAGCGAGCGGATAGGTGGCGACATGGCCGTCGTCATCCAGGAAACCGAGACGCAAGGCACGTATAAAGGTTCGGCGGTTCGCCTAATCGGGACCGAAACCGCAGTCTTGGAAAAGAAAGGTGAGGGATGGGTCGTTACGCATTTCCACTGGTCGTCCCGGAAAGTGAAGTAG
- the cadR gene encoding Cd(II)/Pb(II)-responsive transcriptional regulator encodes MNMRIGELAKLAACQPETIRFYEQKGLMPAPIRSHANYRLYDASHADRLHFIRRCRALGISLDEVQTLLGFQDRPDMTCGGVNDLVDQHILEIDRQIADLRTLHAELSELRRQCDSARPAARCEILKQLGETSSSDGPRSEHVAER; translated from the coding sequence ATGAACATGCGAATTGGCGAACTGGCGAAGCTCGCGGCCTGCCAACCCGAGACGATTCGATTCTATGAGCAAAAGGGGCTAATGCCGGCGCCGATCAGGTCGCATGCGAACTACCGCTTGTACGACGCCAGCCATGCTGATCGTTTGCACTTCATCCGCCGTTGTCGCGCGCTAGGAATATCGTTGGATGAAGTGCAGACTCTGCTAGGTTTTCAGGATCGGCCGGACATGACATGCGGCGGAGTGAACGATTTGGTCGACCAGCATATTCTTGAGATCGACCGGCAGATTGCAGACCTTCGTACCCTGCATGCCGAGCTTTCCGAACTGCGTAGGCAATGCGATTCTGCGCGTCCCGCTGCGCGGTGTGAAATCCTCAAACAACTGGGCGAAACCTCTTCGTCAGACGGTCCCAGAAGTGAACACGTCGCTGAGCGTTGA
- a CDS encoding copper oxidase, translated as MISRRDFFKGAGAVAVSTAAVSRVGAASLPEAMVMDNAKTHVPPPPATGRPFNPVVTLNGWSLPWRMNNGVKEFHLVAEPVVREFAPGMKVNLWGYNGQSPGPTIEVVEGDRVRIFVTNKLPEHTSVHWHGQRLPNGMDGVTGLTQPGIAPGKTFVYEFVAKRPGTFMYHPHADEMTQMAMGMMGFWVTHPKDIGRFAVDRDFVFLLSAYDIEPGSYTPKVNTMLDHNLWTFNSRVFPGIDTMPVRQGDRVRIRVGNLTMTNHPIHVHGHEFEVTGTDGGWTPPGSRWPEVTTDVAVGQMRAIEFIATDPGDWAFHCHKSHHTMNAMGHNVPTLIGVDHRGIAEKINKIVPDYMVMGDKGGSMGGMEMPIPENTLPMMTGDGPFGGVEMGGMFTVLKVRKDQKRGDYSDPGWYKHPAGTVAYEWTGQLPEPARSSDAGRSLMPATSKPDVELQVRKPSGHAEH; from the coding sequence ATGATTTCCCGTCGAGATTTTTTCAAAGGCGCCGGCGCCGTCGCGGTAAGCACTGCCGCAGTCAGCCGTGTGGGCGCAGCATCGCTGCCCGAAGCGATGGTCATGGACAATGCAAAGACCCATGTGCCGCCGCCACCCGCCACCGGGCGTCCGTTCAACCCGGTCGTGACCCTGAACGGCTGGTCCCTGCCCTGGCGGATGAACAACGGCGTAAAGGAGTTCCACCTGGTTGCCGAACCGGTGGTGCGCGAGTTCGCTCCCGGTATGAAGGTCAACTTGTGGGGCTACAACGGCCAGTCCCCGGGCCCGACCATCGAGGTCGTCGAGGGTGACCGGGTGCGTATTTTCGTGACCAATAAACTCCCCGAGCACACCAGCGTGCACTGGCACGGCCAGCGCCTGCCGAACGGCATGGATGGCGTGACCGGTCTCACCCAGCCGGGTATCGCGCCGGGCAAGACCTTCGTCTACGAGTTCGTGGCGAAGCGCCCGGGTACCTTCATGTACCACCCCCATGCCGACGAGATGACCCAGATGGCGATGGGCATGATGGGATTCTGGGTGACGCACCCGAAGGACATCGGGCGGTTTGCCGTCGACCGCGACTTCGTGTTCCTGCTCAGCGCCTACGACATCGAACCGGGCAGCTATACGCCGAAGGTCAACACGATGCTCGACCATAACCTCTGGACCTTCAACAGCCGGGTTTTCCCGGGTATCGACACGATGCCGGTACGGCAAGGCGACCGTGTGCGCATCCGTGTCGGCAACCTGACGATGACGAACCACCCGATCCATGTTCACGGTCATGAGTTCGAGGTGACCGGCACCGATGGCGGCTGGACCCCGCCCGGCTCGCGCTGGCCGGAGGTGACCACGGACGTCGCCGTCGGCCAGATGCGGGCGATCGAGTTCATCGCCACCGACCCGGGTGACTGGGCCTTCCACTGCCACAAGTCACATCACACAATGAATGCGATGGGCCACAACGTGCCGACGCTGATTGGCGTTGACCACCGAGGCATTGCCGAGAAGATCAACAAGATCGTGCCGGATTACATGGTCATGGGCGACAAGGGCGGCTCGATGGGAGGCATGGAAATGCCGATCCCGGAAAACACTCTGCCGATGATGACTGGCGACGGGCCATTCGGCGGCGTCGAGATGGGCGGCATGTTCACCGTGCTGAAGGTGCGCAAGGACCAGAAGCGTGGCGACTACAGCGACCCGGGCTGGTACAAGCATCCGGCGGGTACGGTCGCCTACGAATGGACTGGTCAGTTGCCTGAGCCTGCACGCAGCAGCGATGCTGGACGCAGCCTGATGCCGGCCACCAGCAAGCCCGACGTCGAGCTGCAGGTGCGCAAACCCTCGGGGCATGCGGAGCATTAA
- a CDS encoding acyltransferase family protein, with amino-acid sequence MPKITILEKTNLQEDCWHSMLISLLRGLAALVVAAAHLRAQMYPGFGTVTKPPLLFQGLAFGAGFAYLAVIVFFVLSGWLVGGSFLNKLDADRAFQNYTIDRVSRLWVVLVPTFLIVLLAGAVVGALDTARVSFSTSEPYSMSAFFGNMIGLQTLIVPPFGGNFPLWSLANETWYYVLFPLLVLVFRGRTIATRAAAVLAIGAIFQLVHGSILIYFSIWLLGAAFSRVKIEAGPLWRWSLLFLFVGSAVVIRLKGKTDITPEGFPQYLVFSLLLVLFLSSMQFKRRLGPKLDWLDRTGRFFANFSFTLYVLHVPLILLMGHLLASMLGLGQLSPYRLSHYLMYGGMYLVLVVGAYLFYLPFESNTPRVRQWLKMQLFARVRAVRT; translated from the coding sequence ATGCCGAAAATCACCATTCTCGAAAAGACGAATCTGCAGGAAGACTGTTGGCACTCGATGTTGATCTCCCTGTTGAGGGGCCTCGCAGCGCTGGTGGTGGCCGCAGCACATCTGCGTGCCCAGATGTATCCCGGCTTCGGCACAGTAACGAAGCCCCCGTTGCTGTTTCAGGGCCTAGCGTTCGGCGCCGGATTCGCTTACCTTGCCGTGATCGTCTTTTTCGTGCTCAGTGGCTGGCTGGTCGGCGGAAGCTTTCTCAACAAGCTGGACGCGGACCGCGCGTTTCAGAATTACACGATCGACCGGGTCTCGCGGCTGTGGGTCGTGCTTGTGCCGACTTTCCTGATCGTGTTGCTTGCAGGTGCTGTCGTCGGCGCCCTCGATACGGCGCGCGTGTCGTTTTCGACGTCCGAGCCGTACTCGATGAGCGCGTTTTTCGGGAACATGATTGGCCTGCAAACGCTCATCGTCCCCCCGTTCGGCGGCAACTTTCCGTTATGGAGCCTGGCCAATGAGACCTGGTACTACGTGCTGTTCCCGCTCTTGGTGCTGGTGTTTCGGGGCAGGACAATCGCGACGCGGGCGGCGGCAGTGTTGGCGATCGGCGCCATCTTCCAGTTGGTGCACGGCAGCATATTGATTTATTTTTCGATATGGCTGTTAGGCGCGGCGTTCTCACGGGTGAAGATCGAGGCGGGTCCGCTCTGGCGCTGGTCCTTGCTGTTCCTGTTTGTCGGCAGCGCCGTCGTCATCCGGCTGAAGGGTAAAACCGACATCACGCCGGAAGGCTTTCCGCAATATCTAGTTTTCAGCCTGCTGCTCGTACTGTTCCTGTCGAGCATGCAGTTCAAGCGCCGCTTGGGGCCCAAGCTGGACTGGCTGGACCGGACGGGACGGTTCTTCGCGAACTTTTCATTCACCTTGTACGTGCTGCACGTGCCACTGATCCTGTTGATGGGGCATCTGCTCGCGTCGATGTTGGGTCTCGGCCAGCTCTCGCCCTACCGGTTGTCCCATTACCTCATGTATGGCGGCATGTATCTGGTACTCGTTGTCGGCGCTTACCTGTTCTATCTGCCTTTTGAGTCGAACACGCCGCGTGTGCGTCAGTGGCTGAAGATGCAGCTATTTGCACGTGTTCGTGCAGTTCGGACGTGA
- a CDS encoding cation transporter, whose amino-acid sequence MTYLESTFSIPKMDCPSEENLIRMALGNRSGIRSLMFDLSKQELTVVHLGEAETILSRLRPLNLGAVLKASQPALTPESSSSEGPRWESVFTIPKMDCASEENLIRMACNDDLHVLSMSFDLPNRELKVMHTGSAEHVLELLLPLRLGASLRSSSAATTDPDHSRHSSDEDGAEARTLRLLLAINGVMFFVELLVGWIAQSAGLVADSLDMFADAAVYGLALYAVGRAAHLKTRSAHIAGWLQMALAIGALSEVVRRFVYGSEPQSLLMVGIGLLALAANVSCLVLITKKRDSGAHMKASYIFSANDVVANLGVIVAGVLVNWTGSPYPDLVIGIIIGLVVLNGARRILQLR is encoded by the coding sequence ATGACCTACTTGGAAAGCACTTTTTCCATTCCCAAGATGGATTGCCCATCCGAAGAAAACTTGATCCGCATGGCACTTGGCAACCGTTCTGGCATTCGATCGTTAATGTTCGATCTATCCAAACAGGAACTTACGGTGGTACATCTGGGTGAAGCGGAAACGATATTGAGTCGGCTGCGCCCGCTGAACCTGGGCGCTGTACTCAAGGCTTCACAACCAGCTTTGACTCCTGAAAGTTCGTCCTCGGAAGGGCCACGATGGGAAAGCGTGTTCACCATTCCCAAGATGGACTGCGCATCCGAAGAGAACCTCATCAGGATGGCGTGCAACGATGACCTCCACGTACTGTCGATGTCGTTCGATTTGCCGAACAGGGAGCTGAAGGTGATGCATACCGGATCGGCCGAGCACGTGCTCGAACTGCTCCTGCCCCTCAGGCTGGGCGCCAGCCTGCGCAGTTCGAGCGCGGCGACCACCGATCCGGATCACTCACGGCATTCAAGCGACGAGGATGGGGCGGAGGCGCGGACTCTGCGCCTGCTCCTGGCGATCAACGGCGTCATGTTTTTTGTCGAGCTGCTCGTCGGGTGGATCGCACAGTCGGCGGGCCTGGTTGCCGACTCGTTAGATATGTTCGCCGACGCTGCAGTCTATGGACTGGCGCTGTATGCAGTCGGCCGTGCGGCGCATCTGAAGACGCGGTCCGCTCATATTGCCGGGTGGTTGCAGATGGCTTTGGCGATCGGAGCGCTCAGCGAGGTCGTCCGGCGCTTCGTGTACGGCAGCGAACCGCAATCGCTCCTGATGGTGGGTATTGGCCTGCTCGCCCTGGCGGCAAACGTGAGCTGTCTTGTACTTATTACCAAAAAGCGCGACAGCGGCGCCCACATGAAGGCAAGCTATATTTTCTCCGCGAACGACGTTGTGGCCAACCTTGGAGTGATCGTGGCCGGTGTACTGGTGAATTGGACCGGTTCGCCTTATCCGGACCTGGTCATCGGTATTATCATCGGCTTGGTGGTCCTCAATGGGGCGCGTAGGATCCTCCAACTGCGCTGA